A genomic segment from Necator americanus strain Aroian chromosome III, whole genome shotgun sequence encodes:
- a CDS encoding hypothetical protein (NECATOR_CHRIII.G11097.T1) produces the protein MGQRLAPVLAVFFMSRIEQPVIERLPQMYCRYIDDCFIITSTQPEMDECFRILNERSQYIKLTREQPKDGWLPYLNAQIRLCSGIASVKWYRKESSKNILINAKSAHPNGMKKAIIRNMVKTATAMCTGYREREESLKLATSIASSNGYSRLKSNTQSRPTNNILRIPREGRIPLCIPFVSDSLTAAIHRTLLRANL, from the coding sequence ATGGGCCAAAGACTTGCTCCAGTTCTTGCCGTTTTCTTTATGAGCAGAATAGAACAACCGGTGATAGAACGTCTTCCACAGATGTACTGCCGTTATATCGACGATTGTTTCATTATAACATCAACACAACccgaaatggacgaatgctttagaattctgaatgagcgatcgcagtacataaaactcacccgagaacaaccaaaagatGGTTGGCTGCCTTATTTGAATGCTCAAATAAGACTATGCAGTGGCATTGCAAGTgtgaaatggtatcgcaaggaaagctcgaaaaacatactgataaaCGCAAAATCAGCCCATCCTAatggcatgaaaaaggcaattatccgaaatatggtcaaaacagcaacagcaatgtgcacagggtatagagaacgggaggaatcactaaaactagccacaagcatagctagttcaaacggGTACTCGAGATTGAAATCTAACACTCAATCTCGACCTACGAACAACATATtgaggatcccacgtgaaggtagaattcctttgtgcatccccttcgtctctgactccttaactgctgctatacaccggactcttttgcgagcaAACCTGTga
- a CDS encoding hypothetical protein (NECATOR_CHRIII.G11098.T2) yields the protein MILNRIEKVLDEGQPCEQAGFRKGFSTIHHIHTVSKLIEVSREYKMPLCLTFIDLKKAFDSVETEAVVEALDNQGVPTQYIKGLRELYSNFTTGISPFYKNIIIDVKRGVRQGDTISPKIFTATLENAMRKLEWDDMGVKVDGRQLHHLRFADGIVLVTPSISQAERMLTEFDETCGCIGLQLNLQKTMFMRNGWVSDTPFTLNGTNISECTSYVYLGQELNMMNDLTPELGRRRRAAWGA from the coding sequence atgatccttaataggattgaaaaagtcttggatgaaggacagccatgcgagcaagcagggtttcgaaaaggattcagcacgattcaccacattcacactgtttcgaaactcatcgaggtatcacgagagtacaagatgccgctctgtctcaccttcatcgacttaaagaaggctttcgactcggttgagacggaagcggtcgtggaagccttggacaaccaaggcgtccctactcagtatataaagggacttcgagagttgtacagtaacttcacgaccggaatttcgccattctacaagaacatcatcattgacgtgaagaggggggtccgacagggcgatacaatttcacccaaaatattcacagccaccctcgagaacgcaatgcgaaagttggaatgggacgacatgggagtgaaggttgatggtcggcagctacaccatttgcgctttgctgatggcattgtactggtaacacctagcatcagccaagcggaacgaatgctgaccgaattcgacgaaacatgtggatgcatcggtcttcagctgaatctacaaaagacgatgttcatgcggaacggatgggtctcggataccccattcacgctcaacggaacgaacatatccgaatgcaccagctacgtttatctgggtcaggaactgaacatgatgaacgacctgactcccgagctgggcaggaggagacgagcggcttggggagcgtag
- a CDS encoding hypothetical protein (NECATOR_CHRIII.G11098.T1), with translation MPLCLTFIDLKKAFDSVETEAVVEALDNQGVPTQYIKGLRELYSNFTTGISPFYKNIIIDVKRGVRQGDTISPKIFTATLENAMRKLEWDDMGVKVDGRQLHHLRFADGIVLVTPSISQAERMLTEFDETCGCIGLQLNLQKTMFMRNGWVSDTPFTLNGTNISECTSYVYLGQELNMMNDLTPELGRRRRAAWGA, from the coding sequence atgccgctctgtctcaccttcatcgacttaaagaaggctttcgactcggttgagacggaagcggtcgtggaagccttggacaaccaaggcgtccctactcagtatataaagggacttcgagagttgtacagtaacttcacgaccggaatttcgccattctacaagaacatcatcattgacgtgaagaggggggtccgacagggcgatacaatttcacccaaaatattcacagccaccctcgagaacgcaatgcgaaagttggaatgggacgacatgggagtgaaggttgatggtcggcagctacaccatttgcgctttgctgatggcattgtactggtaacacctagcatcagccaagcggaacgaatgctgaccgaattcgacgaaacatgtggatgcatcggtcttcagctgaatctacaaaagacgatgttcatgcggaacggatgggtctcggataccccattcacgctcaacggaacgaacatatccgaatgcaccagctacgtttatctgggtcaggaactgaacatgatgaacgacctgactcccgagctgggcaggaggagacgagcggcttggggagcgtag
- a CDS encoding hypothetical protein (NECATOR_CHRIII.G11096.T2) → MQSHTFSRARGVPICVNGSVSHYRLHEQQPSTSQNMPRSVSLAPARMGKASMADASLPPTFVARFHDEAAVRRMQYRRLGQTEMIVSKIAFGSGPIGGMFGNVEDSITQIVEVALRNGINFIDTAYWYGHARSESILGKVLSKVPRKAYYICTKSLMNSLKRLKLTYVDICFIQIHDADFEPHQSIILYETLQALQMARHSGKIRYVGITGYGLRKIA, encoded by the exons ATGCAATCGCACACGTTCTCGCGAGCGCGAGGCGTACCAATATGCGTGAATGGCTCGGTCTCACACTATCGACTGCATGAGCAGCAG CCGTCAACTTCTCAAAACATGCCGCGCTCGGTATCGCTGGCACCGGCTAGGATGGGGAAGGCGAGCATGGCTGAC GCCTCCCTTCCACCAACTTTTGTCGCCCGCTTCCACGATGAAGCTGCTGTGCGCCGAATGCAGTACCGACGGCTTGGACAAACCGAGATGATTGTCTCAAAAATCGCGTTTG GTTCGGGACCAATTGGGGGCATGTTCGGGAACGTTGAGGACTCCATCACGCAAATCGTTGAGGTCGCCCTGCGAAACGGTATCAATTTCATTGACACGGCCTACTGGTATGGCCACGCGCGGAGTGAGTCGATTCTTGGTAAG GTTCTTTCTAAAGTACCACGAAAGGCATACTACATATGCACAAAG TCGCTGATGAACAGTTTGAAACGACTCAAACTCACTTATGTAGATATTTGCTTCATTCAA ATCCATGATGCTGACTTTGAGCCGCATCAAAGCATCATACTCTATGAAACCCTGCAAGCTCTCCAGATGGCGCGACACTCTGGGAAAATACGATACGTTGGAATAACCGGGTATGGGCTCAGAAAAATAGCGTGA
- a CDS encoding hypothetical protein (NECATOR_CHRIII.G11096.T1), translated as MPRSVSLAPARMGKASMADASLPPTFVARFHDEAAVRRMQYRRLGQTEMIVSKIAFGSGPIGGMFGNVEDSITQIVEVALRNGINFIDTAYWYGHARSESILGKVLSKVPRKAYYICTKIHDADFEPHQSIILYETLQALQMARHSGKIRYVGITGYGLRKIATS; from the exons ATGCCGCGCTCGGTATCGCTGGCACCGGCTAGGATGGGGAAGGCGAGCATGGCTGAC GCCTCCCTTCCACCAACTTTTGTCGCCCGCTTCCACGATGAAGCTGCTGTGCGCCGAATGCAGTACCGACGGCTTGGACAAACCGAGATGATTGTCTCAAAAATCGCGTTTG GTTCGGGACCAATTGGGGGCATGTTCGGGAACGTTGAGGACTCCATCACGCAAATCGTTGAGGTCGCCCTGCGAAACGGTATCAATTTCATTGACACGGCCTACTGGTATGGCCACGCGCGGAGTGAGTCGATTCTTGGTAAG GTTCTTTCTAAAGTACCACGAAAGGCATACTACATATGCACAAAG ATCCATGATGCTGACTTTGAGCCGCATCAAAGCATCATACTCTATGAAACCCTGCAAGCTCTCCAGATGGCGCGACACTCTGGGAAAATACGATACGTTGGAATAACCGGGTATGGGCTCAGAAAAATAGC gacttcgtga
- a CDS encoding hypothetical protein (NECATOR_CHRIII.G11095.T1): MDAMPFQKPARRLRRRRTQGDKFRLFTLHASMDERQAKAKVDVAKPQTVRCTEVELVPDLLNRSRKDCKNKKGLDERHPSKKAGLRQGFNTTDYTRCFETC; encoded by the exons ATGGATGCAATGCCTTTTCAAAAGCCAGCCAGG CGTCTGAG ACGACGGAGAACTCAAGGAGACAAGTTTCGTTTGTTCACATTGCACGCCTCGATGGATGAAAGGCAGGCGAAGGCAAAGGTGGATGTAGCAAA ACCGCAAACAGTGCGTTGCACGGAGGtcgaattggtaccagacttgcttAA caGATCTAGAAAGGATTGCAAGAACAAGAAAGGATTAGATGAAAGACACCCGTCTAAGAAAGCAGGATTGCGACAAGGATTCAACACTACTGATTACACACGATGTTTCGAAACTTGTTGA